A stretch of Malus sylvestris chromosome 11, drMalSylv7.2, whole genome shotgun sequence DNA encodes these proteins:
- the LOC126591289 gene encoding serine/threonine-protein kinase BRI1-like 1, giving the protein MMGFFSFLLLFVFHFHLLLSLTSGARILSSSSGGGGGGDVVELLYAFKQSSVVSDPHGILSDWKPDSTTPLCSWKGITCSSDGAVTSLNLSNAGLIGGLHLPPLAALPSLQQLHLQGNYFSAVDLSVSNVTSCRLETVDLSSNNISQALPIRSFLQGCDRLVFANLSHNSIPGGDLGFGASLLQLDISHNLISNADSLTCNSLNLLNVSHNKLTGKLSDSFLSCKNVSTLDLSNNGFSGELPNSFIAKASASLEYLDLSSNNFSGTFSALDFGQCGSLTLLRLSHNALSGDQFPPSFENCQALETLDLSNNKLENEIPGVLLGNLKKLRQLFLGHNYFSGAIPAELGKACGTLQELDISGNILSGEFPSSFLSCTSLVSLNLGHNQLSGNFLNTVVSRLPSLRYLYVPFNNITGSVPLSLTNGTRLQVLDLSSNIFTGNIPSGFCSSNAASVLEKVLLANNLLSGNVPSELGNCKNLNSIDLSFNHLSGPIPLEIWSLPKLSDLVMWANNLTGEIPEGICIDGGNLETLILNNNLITGTIPRSIVNCTNMIWVSLSGNRLSGDIPSGIGNLHKLAILQLGNNSLSGQIPAELGKCENLIWLDLNSNDLSGSIPPELSNQAGLVLPGIVSGKQFAFVRNEGGTSCRGAGGLVEFEGIRAETLEKFPMVHSCSSTRIYSGWTVYTFTSNGSMIFLDLSYNSLTGTIPENLGMLSYVQVLNLGHNKLSGNIPDSFGGLKAVGVLDLSHNNLQGFVPGSLGTLSFLNDLDVSNNNLTGPIPSGGQLTTFPASRYENNSGLCGVPLAACSSQRHSTDSKVGGRNNSLTSAMVIGVTFFFFCILILMLMLYRVKKYQLKEEKREKYIESLPTSGGSSWKLSSVPEPLSINVATFEKPLRKLTFAHLLEATNGFSADSLIGSGGFGEVYKAQLGDGSVVAIKKLIQVTGQGDREFMAEMETIGKIKHRNLVPLLGYCKIGEERLLVYEYMKWGSLEAVLHDKSKAGVSRLDWAARKKITIGSARGLAFLHHSCIPHIIHRDMKSSNVLLDENFEARVSDFGMARLVNALDTHLSVSTLAGTPGYVPPEYYQSFRCTTKGDVYSYGVILLELLSGKRPIDPSAFGDDNNLVGWAKQLQREKRWNEILDAELLTQISGEAELYQYLRIAFECLDDRPFRRPNMIQVMAMFKELQVGSENDVLDGFSLKETVVEEP; this is encoded by the coding sequence atttttttcctttctgcttttgtttgtttttcacTTCCACCTGCTCCTAAGTTTGACCTCAGGCGCCAGAATTTTGTCTTCAAGCagcggtggcggtggcggtggtgaTGTGGTGGAGCTGTTGTATGCATTCAAACAATCTTCTGTTGTATCTGATCCCCATGGCATCTTATCTGATTGGAAACCTGATTCCACCACTCCTCTCTGCTCTTGGAAAGGCATCACCTGCTCCTCCGACGGTGCAGTCACCTCCCTCAACCTCTCTAACGCCGGTCTCATTGGCGGCCTCCACCTTCCGCCTCTCGCCGCCCTGCCGAGCCTCCAGCAACTCCACCTGCAGGGCAATTATTTCTCTGCTGTTGATCTCTCTGTGTCCAATGTAACATCATGCAGACTTGAAACCGTTGACTTGTCCTCCAACAACATCTCCCAAGCGCTTCCAATCCGATCGTTTCTTCAGGGTTGCGACCGCCTTGTTTTCGCTAACCTGTCTCACAATTCAATCCCCGGAGGCGATCTAGGGTTTGGTGCTTCTCTGCTTCAGCTGGACATCTCTCACAATCTGATTTCGAATGCGGATTCGTTGACTTGCAACAGTCTGAACTTGCTCAATGTTTCACACAACAAGCTGACCGGAAAGTTGAGTGATTCTTTCTTGTCCTGCAAGAATGTATCAACCCTTGACCTTTCAAACAATGGCTTTTCCGGGGAATTACCGAACAGCTTCATTGCAAAGGCTTCAGCTTCTCTCGAGTATTTGGATCTCTCAAGCAACAATTTTTCGGGGACGTTCTCCGCCCTTGATTTCGGGCAGTGCGGCAGCCTCACTTTGCTTAGGCTATCACACAATGCACTCTCCGGGGATCAGTTTCCTCCGAGTTTCGAAAACTGTCAGGCTCTGGAGACGCTGGACCTCTCGAATAATAAGCTTGAGAACGAAATCCCGGGTGTTTTGTTGGGAAATCTCAAGAAATTGAGGCAACTATTTCTTGGTCACAACTATTTTTCGGGTGCAATTCCAGCCGAACTAGGAAAAGCTTGTGGGACTCTTCAGGAACTTGATATTTCTGGTAACATTCTCTCTGGAGAGTTCCCTTCGAGTTTTTTGTCCTGCACTTCATTGGTTAGCCTCAATCTCGGACACAATCAGCTCTCAGGGAATTTTCTCAATACCGTTGTAAGCCGTCTTCCGAGCTTGAGATATCTCTATGTACCATTCAACAACATAACTGGTTCTGTGCCGCTGTCTCTTACCAATGGCACGCGGCTTCAAGTGCTTGATCTCAGTTCGAACATCTTCACTGGGAACATTCCTTCAGGGTTTTGCTCCTCCAATGCTGCATCAGTTTTAGAAAAAGTGCTTCTAGCTAACAATTTGCTGTCCGGGAATGTGCCCTCGGAGCTTGGAAACTGCAAGAACCTGAATTCCATTGATCTGAGCTTCAACCACTTGAGTGGTCCAATTCCTTTAGAAATTTGGAGCTTGCCGAAGCTCTCTGACTTGGTTATGTGGGCAAACAACCTCACCGGTGAAATCCCAGAAGGCATTTGCATTGATGGAGGAAACCTGGAAACTCTGATTCTCAACAACAATCTCATCACTGGAACCATTCCGCGGTCGATTGTCAACTGCACCAACATGATTTGGGTGTCACTATCTGGTAACCGCCTTAGCGGAGATATCCCATCTGGCATTGGGAATCTCCATAAGCTTGCTATACTCCAGTTAGGCAACAATTCGCTCTCGGGACAGATTCCAGCTGAGCTTGGCAAGTGTGAGAACCTCATTTGGCTTGATTTGAACAGCAATGACCTAAGTGGTTCTATCCCACCAGAGCTGTCCAACCAAGCCGGCCTAGTCCTTCCTGGGATTGTTTCCGGGAAGCAGTTTGCATTCGTAAGAAATGAGGGTGGGACATCTTGCAGGGGTGCAGGAGGACTAGTTGAGTTTGAGGGAATCCGAGCAGAAACACTAGAAAAGTTTCCTATGGTTCACTCGTGCTCGTCGACTAGAATTTACTCTGGATGGACAGTTTACACATTCACCAGCAATGGCAGCATGATCTTCCTTGATCTATCCTACAACTCCTTGACTGGAACCATTCCTGAAAACTTAGGTATGCTGTCCTACGTACAAGTCCTTAACCTAGGACACAACAAGCTATCCGGAAACATTCCTGATAGCTTTGGAGGATTGAAAGCAGTTGGAGTCCTTGATCTCTCTCATAACAACCTTCAGGGTTTTGTCCCAGGATCGTTGGGGACTCTCTCTTTTCTGAATGACCTTGATGTGTCTAACAACAACCTCACCGGTCCCATCCCTTCCGGAGGTCAGCTGACCACTTTCCCAGCATCTAGATATGAGAACAACTCCGGCCTTTGCGGGGTACCCTTGGCGGCCTGTAGCTCTCAAAGGCACTCAACAGATTCCAAAGTTGGAGGGAGAAATAATTCTTTGACTTCAGCAATGGTAATTGGCGTCACGTTCTTTTTCTTCTGTATCCTTATACTTATGTTAATGCTGTATCGGGTGAAGAAGTACCAGCTGAaggaggaaaagagagagaaatataTCGAAAGCCTTCCAACTTCCGGTGGCAGCAGCTGGAAACTTTCCAGTGTTCCCGAGCCTCTGAGCATCAATGTAGCCACATTTGAGAAGCCTTTGAGGAAACTGACCTTCGCCCATCTGCTCGAAGCCACTAATGGTTTCAGTGCAGACAGCTTGATAGGCAGTGGAGGATTTGGCGAGGTCTACAAGGCACAACTGGGAGATGGCTCTGTTGTTGCAATTAAGAAGCTAATCCAAGTCACAGGCCAAGGTGACAGGGAGTTTATGGCAGAAATGGAAACTATTGGGAAAATCAAGCACCGAAACCTGGTTCCTTTGTTAGGGTACTGTAAGATCGGCGAGGAGAGACTTCTCGTGTATGAGTACATGAAATGGGGAAGTCTGGAGGCTGTTCTTCATGACAAATCCAAGGCAGGGGTTTCAAGGCTTGATTGGGCAGCAAGAAAGAAGATTACTATAGGTTCCGCGAGAGGTCTAGCTTTCCTTCACCATAGTTGCATACCTCATATTATCCACCGTGACATGAAGTCTAGCAATGTTCTTCTGGATGAAAATTTTGAGGCCAGAGTATCTGATTTTGGCATGGCAAGATTGGTCAATGCCCTTGATACTCATCTCAGCGTGAGTACCCTTGCAGGCACTCCGGGTTATGTTCCCCCCGAGTACTACCAGAGTTTTCGATGCACAACAAAAGGGGATGTCTACAGCTACGGTGTTATTCTGCTAGAGCTTCTCTCGGGGAAAAGGCCTATAGATCCGTCAGCATTTGGGGATGACAACAACCTGGTTGGATGGGCAAAGCAGCttcagagagagaagagatggAATGAGATACTGGACGCCGAGCTGTTGACGCAGATATCTGGTGAGGCTGAATTATACCAGTATCTGAGGATTGCCTTTGAGTGCCTTGATGACAGGCCATTCCGAAGACCAAACATGATCCAAGTTATGGCTATGTTTAAAGAGCTTCAGGTTGGTTCAGAAAATGACGTCCTCGATGGCTTTTCGCTGAAAGAGACTGTTGTTGAGGAACCATAA